A part of Lagopus muta isolate bLagMut1 chromosome 26, bLagMut1 primary, whole genome shotgun sequence genomic DNA contains:
- the CALR3 gene encoding calreticulin-3 isoform X3 — MAAGPGARRRSSAVGAVLRLGLLGAVLGTARTAVYFREQFLDGAGGWQKRWVSSESRPDLGTFQLSAGKFYGDPVRDRGLQTSENSKFYAISSRFKPFSNKGKTLVIQYTVKHEQKIDCGGGYVKIFSSDLDQKNLSGASPYYIMFGPDICGSETKKVHVILNYKNKLHPIKKPIRCKVDGYTHLYTLIIRPDQTYEVKIDNEVAALGNLEDDLDFLPPRKINDPAVKKPSDWDDRAHIDDPNDIKPEDWDEPEYIMDTSDEKPEDWDHAVHGEWSYPMVKNPLYKGEWKPRQIDNPDYRGVWPHPQIDNPHYSPDCNIYSYENIGAIGLDIWQMMRTMQKTLEMKRGEKQRILKRK, encoded by the exons ATGGCGGCTGGGCCTGGAGCGCGGCGCCGGAGCAGCGCAGTCGGCGCCGTGCTGCGGCTGGGGCtccttggggctgtgctggggactgCCCGGACTGCGGTGTATTTCCGGGAGCAGTTTCTGGACGGAG CAGGTGGTTGGCAGAAGCGCTGGGTGAGCTCTGAGTCCAGGCCAGACCTCGGAACGTTTCAGCTCTCTGCTGGGAAGTTCTACGGGGATCCTGTGAGAGACAGAG GTCTACAAACAAGTGAAAACTCCAAGTTTTATGCAATCTCCTCACGATTTAAACCGTTTAGTAACAAAGGGAAGACTCTGGTCATTCAGTATACTGTAAAACATGAGCAGAAGATAGATTGTGGTGGGGGATATGTAAAGATTTTTTCCTCGGACTTGGATCAGAAGAACCTGAGTGGAGCTTCCCCTTACTACATCATGTTTG GGCCAGATATTTGTGGATCTGAGACAAAGAAAGTCcatgttattttaaattacaagaATAAACTTCATCCAATCAAGAAACCGATCAGATGTAAG GTTGATGGATATACACATCTGTATACTTTAATCATAAGGCCAGACCAGACTTATGAAGTAAAAATTGATAACGAAGTGGCTGCTTTGGGCAACTTAGAGGACGATTTGGATTTCTTGCCACCAAGGAAAATTAATGATCCAGCAGTGAAGAAACCCAGTGATTGGGACGATCGAGCCCACATCGATGATCCAAATGACATCAAACCTGAG GATTGGGATGAACCTGAGTACATTATGGATACTAGTGATGAGAAACCAGAAGACTGGGATCATGCTGTGCATGGAGAGTGGAGTTATCCTATGGTCAAGAATCCTCTATACAAA GGAGAGTGGAAGCCAAGGCAGATTGATAACCCAGACTATAGGGGCGTTTGGCCCCATCCACAGATCGACAATCCGCATTACTCACCTGACTGCAATATCTACAGCTATGAAAACATTGGCGCCATCGGACTGGATATCTGGCAG ATGATGAGGACTATGCAGAAGACTTTGGAGATGAAACGTGGGGAGAAACAAAG GAtcctgaaaaggaaatga
- the C26H19orf44 gene encoding uncharacterized protein C19orf44 homolog: MAVRRQGRGAVPRWAAAAGGQCGLLRSCAELREDGAELQGPGRVPPGRGRFLKARSGEAPGATSAQLSASHARSNSVLRKAAQLQSKILSRKKQLELQSAELGRKPLGEDSSSASSLEHRARGKKYLKGCAEVGQNVAASGSCSEEEESAQSPTRNVAVTQQLGLGGAERERRKVTESSLEFSCGRGNQRCVTADSRWGRKSKNPVSPGAPPPSHKEIPLTEVPEVLSLHSKNSEKIVLSGSNLLRSPLASRNQSAQRNLRSQSPSSSVKDNTVKITLPRRSNAKQSQLSERSDGSEIKSLDELFSKADDVEDSTSISSNDFRQNILSLDDLAPNTSGMAELKQQGTDTQISQETNRNPKKDTFLGEKDPTFSKTSAEIGAADASERDTENVTEAEIPEHLGEVSAGFSRHRQDYPDHDDRTVNSEYSEDFEPSPPTTDRETVTKMSEERSESYTYSGKDPSSSASSPLLTRERHKQAHRVAVKETAAQTVDFPFTYCWPRTNSSALLGLPVGNSYVDPVPIASHVISMDAVEALTAYSPSVLVLNAMLKQHLMLTQQFVENIQHLHLSLVESLENEKFHYHTLEEAKEYIKSHKSPPLTIEQAFEEIQEAEEMLPPS; the protein is encoded by the exons ATGGCTGTGCGTAGACAG GGACGCGGCGCTGTTCCGCGCTGGGCAGCCGCCGCTGGCGGGCAATGCGGCCTTCTCCGCTCCTGCGCTGAGCTCCGAGAGGACGGCGCAGAGTTGCAGGGGCCGGGAAGAGTCCCGCCGGGCCGCGGCAGGTTCCTGAAGGCGCGGAGTGGCGAAGCGCCCGGAGCCACGAGCGCTCAGCTCAGCGCTTCTCACGCGAGATCGAATTCAGTTCTGAGGAAAGCGGCgcagctgcaaagcaaaatccTGAGTCGGAAAAAGCAGCTGGAATTGCAGAGCGCTGAGTTGGGCCGGAAGCCTCTGGGTGAAGATTCCTCATCTGCTTCCAGTCTTGAGCACCGCGCAAGAGGCAAGAAATACTTGAAGGGCTGCGCTGAAGTTGGTCAGAACGTGGCTGCCAGCGGGAGCTGCtctgaggaagaggaaagcGCCCAAAGCCCCACAAGAAACGTTGCAGTTACACAACAGCTTGGTTTGGGCGGTGctgagagggaaaggagaaaagtcaCGGAGAGCTCTTTGGAGTTTTCTTGTGGAAGGGGGAACCAAAGGTGTGTTACAGCTGATTCCAGGTGGGGTAGAAAG AGTAAGAATCCAGTTTCACCAGGAGCGCCTCCTCCATCCCACAAGGAAATTCCACTGACAGAGGTACCCGAAGTACTTTCTCTTCACAGCAAAAACTCAGAGAAAATCGTTTTAAGTGGAAGTAATTTGTTAAGATCTCCACTGGCCAGCAGAAACCAGTCAGCACAACGTAATCTGAGATCTCAATCACCATCTTCTTCCGTGAAAGACAACACTGTAAAAATTACTTTGCCCAGAAGAAGCAATGCTAAGCAAAGTCAATTGTCAGAGAGAAGTGAtggaagtgaaataaaatcattagatgagttattttcaaaagcagacgATGTGGAAGATTCAACTAGCATAAGCTCAAATG ACTTCAGGCAGAATATCCTGAGCCTTGATGATTTGGCACCAAATACCAGCGGGATGGCAGAATTAAAGCAGCAA GGGACAGACACTCAAATTAGTcaagaaacaaatagaaatcCAAAAAAGGACACATTCCTAGGGGAAAAGGATCCAACTTTTTCTAAAACAAGTGCAGAAATTGGTGCAGCTGATGCTTCTGAAAGGGATACTGAAAACGTGACTGAAGCTGAAATCCCTGAGCATTTAGGAGAAGTTTCTGCAGGTTTTTCTAGACACAGACAGGATTATCCTGATCATGATGACAGAACTGTTAATTCAGAATATTCTGAAGACTTTGAACCATCTCCACCTACAACAGACAGGGAAACTGTAACAAAAATGTCAGAGGAACGTTCTGAGAGTTACACGTATTCTGGAAAAGACCCATCTTCTTCAGCATCGTCCCCTTTACTTACCAGAGAGAGGCACAAACAGGCACACAGAGTAGCTGTAAAGGAAACTGCAGCTCAGACAGTGGATTTTCCGTTCACCTATTGCTGGCCAAGGA caaacagctctgcactgcttgGTCTGCCTGTTGGAAACAGCTACGTTGATCCGGTGCCTATTGCCAGTCATGTCATCAGCATGGATGCAGTGGAAG CCTTAACAGCATACAGTCCCTCAGTTCTTGTTTTAAATGCCATGTTAAAACAGCACTTGATGTTGACCCAGCAATTTGTGGAGAACATTCAGCACCTTCACTTGTCCCTTGTGGAGTCTTTAGAGAACGAGAAGTTCCACTATCATACGCTGGAAGAGGCTAAAGAG TACATCAAGAGTCACAAATCCCCACCTTTAACGATTGAACAAGCATTTGAAGAAATCCAGGAAGCGGAAGAGATGCTGCCACCATCATGA
- the CALR3 gene encoding calreticulin-3 isoform X1, which produces MAAGPGARRRSSAVGAVLRLGLLGAVLGTARTAVYFREQFLDGAGGWQKRWVSSESRPDLGTFQLSAGKFYGDPVRDRGLQTSENSKFYAISSRFKPFSNKGKTLVIQYTVKHEQKIDCGGGYVKIFSSDLDQKNLSGASPYYIMFGPDICGSETKKVHVILNYKNKLHPIKKPIRCKVDGYTHLYTLIIRPDQTYEVKIDNEVAALGNLEDDLDFLPPRKINDPAVKKPSDWDDRAHIDDPNDIKPEDWDEPEYIMDTSDEKPEDWDHAVHGEWSYPMVKNPLYKGEWKPRQIDNPDYRGVWPHPQIDNPHYSPDCNIYSYENIGAIGLDIWQVRAGTIFDNFLITDDEDYAEDFGDETWGETKDPEKEMNIRQAEEEQHRQRVMEEENFEQWFKKKREGKSESQKDRIMKSPVEKEEL; this is translated from the exons ATGGCGGCTGGGCCTGGAGCGCGGCGCCGGAGCAGCGCAGTCGGCGCCGTGCTGCGGCTGGGGCtccttggggctgtgctggggactgCCCGGACTGCGGTGTATTTCCGGGAGCAGTTTCTGGACGGAG CAGGTGGTTGGCAGAAGCGCTGGGTGAGCTCTGAGTCCAGGCCAGACCTCGGAACGTTTCAGCTCTCTGCTGGGAAGTTCTACGGGGATCCTGTGAGAGACAGAG GTCTACAAACAAGTGAAAACTCCAAGTTTTATGCAATCTCCTCACGATTTAAACCGTTTAGTAACAAAGGGAAGACTCTGGTCATTCAGTATACTGTAAAACATGAGCAGAAGATAGATTGTGGTGGGGGATATGTAAAGATTTTTTCCTCGGACTTGGATCAGAAGAACCTGAGTGGAGCTTCCCCTTACTACATCATGTTTG GGCCAGATATTTGTGGATCTGAGACAAAGAAAGTCcatgttattttaaattacaagaATAAACTTCATCCAATCAAGAAACCGATCAGATGTAAG GTTGATGGATATACACATCTGTATACTTTAATCATAAGGCCAGACCAGACTTATGAAGTAAAAATTGATAACGAAGTGGCTGCTTTGGGCAACTTAGAGGACGATTTGGATTTCTTGCCACCAAGGAAAATTAATGATCCAGCAGTGAAGAAACCCAGTGATTGGGACGATCGAGCCCACATCGATGATCCAAATGACATCAAACCTGAG GATTGGGATGAACCTGAGTACATTATGGATACTAGTGATGAGAAACCAGAAGACTGGGATCATGCTGTGCATGGAGAGTGGAGTTATCCTATGGTCAAGAATCCTCTATACAAA GGAGAGTGGAAGCCAAGGCAGATTGATAACCCAGACTATAGGGGCGTTTGGCCCCATCCACAGATCGACAATCCGCATTACTCACCTGACTGCAATATCTACAGCTATGAAAACATTGGCGCCATCGGACTGGATATCTGGCAG GTGAGAGCTGGCACAATTTTTGACAATTTCTTGATAACAGATGATGAGGACTATGCAGAAGACTTTGGAGATGAAACGTGGGGAGAAACAAAG GAtcctgaaaaggaaatgaacatAAGGCAGGCTgaagaggagcagcacagacaaAGGGTcatggaagaagaaaactttGAGCAATGGTTTAAGAAAAAACGAGAGGGAAAAAGCGAATCTCAGAAAGATAGAATAATGAAGAGTCCTGTTGAGAAAGAGGAGTTGTAA
- the CALR3 gene encoding calreticulin-3 isoform X2, with the protein MAAGPGARRRSSAVGAVLRLGLLGAVLGTARTAVYFREQFLDGGGWQKRWVSSESRPDLGTFQLSAGKFYGDPVRDRGLQTSENSKFYAISSRFKPFSNKGKTLVIQYTVKHEQKIDCGGGYVKIFSSDLDQKNLSGASPYYIMFGPDICGSETKKVHVILNYKNKLHPIKKPIRCKVDGYTHLYTLIIRPDQTYEVKIDNEVAALGNLEDDLDFLPPRKINDPAVKKPSDWDDRAHIDDPNDIKPEDWDEPEYIMDTSDEKPEDWDHAVHGEWSYPMVKNPLYKGEWKPRQIDNPDYRGVWPHPQIDNPHYSPDCNIYSYENIGAIGLDIWQVRAGTIFDNFLITDDEDYAEDFGDETWGETKDPEKEMNIRQAEEEQHRQRVMEEENFEQWFKKKREGKSESQKDRIMKSPVEKEEL; encoded by the exons ATGGCGGCTGGGCCTGGAGCGCGGCGCCGGAGCAGCGCAGTCGGCGCCGTGCTGCGGCTGGGGCtccttggggctgtgctggggactgCCCGGACTGCGGTGTATTTCCGGGAGCAGTTTCTGGACGGAG GTGGTTGGCAGAAGCGCTGGGTGAGCTCTGAGTCCAGGCCAGACCTCGGAACGTTTCAGCTCTCTGCTGGGAAGTTCTACGGGGATCCTGTGAGAGACAGAG GTCTACAAACAAGTGAAAACTCCAAGTTTTATGCAATCTCCTCACGATTTAAACCGTTTAGTAACAAAGGGAAGACTCTGGTCATTCAGTATACTGTAAAACATGAGCAGAAGATAGATTGTGGTGGGGGATATGTAAAGATTTTTTCCTCGGACTTGGATCAGAAGAACCTGAGTGGAGCTTCCCCTTACTACATCATGTTTG GGCCAGATATTTGTGGATCTGAGACAAAGAAAGTCcatgttattttaaattacaagaATAAACTTCATCCAATCAAGAAACCGATCAGATGTAAG GTTGATGGATATACACATCTGTATACTTTAATCATAAGGCCAGACCAGACTTATGAAGTAAAAATTGATAACGAAGTGGCTGCTTTGGGCAACTTAGAGGACGATTTGGATTTCTTGCCACCAAGGAAAATTAATGATCCAGCAGTGAAGAAACCCAGTGATTGGGACGATCGAGCCCACATCGATGATCCAAATGACATCAAACCTGAG GATTGGGATGAACCTGAGTACATTATGGATACTAGTGATGAGAAACCAGAAGACTGGGATCATGCTGTGCATGGAGAGTGGAGTTATCCTATGGTCAAGAATCCTCTATACAAA GGAGAGTGGAAGCCAAGGCAGATTGATAACCCAGACTATAGGGGCGTTTGGCCCCATCCACAGATCGACAATCCGCATTACTCACCTGACTGCAATATCTACAGCTATGAAAACATTGGCGCCATCGGACTGGATATCTGGCAG GTGAGAGCTGGCACAATTTTTGACAATTTCTTGATAACAGATGATGAGGACTATGCAGAAGACTTTGGAGATGAAACGTGGGGAGAAACAAAG GAtcctgaaaaggaaatgaacatAAGGCAGGCTgaagaggagcagcacagacaaAGGGTcatggaagaagaaaactttGAGCAATGGTTTAAGAAAAAACGAGAGGGAAAAAGCGAATCTCAGAAAGATAGAATAATGAAGAGTCCTGTTGAGAAAGAGGAGTTGTAA